Proteins encoded within one genomic window of Acinetobacter sp. WCHA55:
- a CDS encoding acetyl/propionyl/methylcrotonyl-CoA carboxylase subunit alpha, with amino-acid sequence MTTEKLLIANRGEIAVRIIHACRDMGISSVALYANDDMDSLHVELADEAWGLAGATARETYLNIPAILDVAKKSKATMVHPGYGFLSERAEFAQAVIDAGLKWVGPSPNAIEKLGDKIEARKIAASVGAPLVQGTQDPLNNADEALEFAKQFGLPIAIKAAFGGGGRGLKVVWKLEDVKELYESAVREAQAAFGRGECFVEQYLDQPRHVEAQVIADQHGNVVVLGTRDCSLQRRNQKLVEEAPAPFISDAIYAEILTSAKNICQAANYVGAGTVEYLLSRDGKLSFLEVNTRLQVEHPVTEETANVDLVVEQIRVAQGYELSIKETPKAQEHAIEFRINAEDPARGFIPAFGVLSLFEAPFGQGVRVDTGVRTGSLVSSHFDSLMAKLIITGPTREVAIARAKRALKQFKIEGVASVLDFHRAVLNEADFTDTFNVHTRWIENDFKQDLKPTKRSIPNHQQPMLLSYIEIDGKLHRLGLPAGMFAQSPTITVQDQLATEIAARAEHLLAPINGVISNWKVENGEQVVEGQVVAIMEAMKMEVPVLAHQSGVIQLMAQQGETCHAEHILASIC; translated from the coding sequence ATGACGACTGAAAAATTATTAATCGCAAACCGTGGTGAAATTGCCGTTCGTATTATTCATGCTTGCCGTGATATGGGTATTTCATCGGTTGCTTTATATGCCAATGACGATATGGACAGTCTGCATGTCGAACTGGCGGATGAAGCATGGGGTCTGGCGGGTGCAACTGCACGTGAAACCTATTTAAATATTCCAGCCATTCTTGACGTTGCTAAAAAGTCCAAAGCGACCATGGTTCATCCAGGTTATGGTTTTTTATCTGAACGTGCTGAATTTGCTCAAGCCGTAATTGATGCAGGCTTAAAGTGGGTCGGGCCATCACCGAATGCTATTGAAAAATTGGGTGATAAAATTGAAGCACGTAAGATAGCGGCTTCAGTGGGTGCGCCTTTAGTTCAAGGCACACAAGACCCTTTAAATAATGCTGATGAAGCCCTCGAGTTTGCAAAGCAGTTTGGTTTACCTATTGCGATTAAAGCCGCATTTGGCGGTGGTGGTCGCGGTTTAAAAGTTGTTTGGAAACTGGAAGATGTAAAAGAGCTGTATGAGTCGGCTGTACGTGAAGCACAAGCCGCTTTTGGCCGAGGTGAGTGTTTTGTTGAGCAATACCTAGATCAACCACGCCATGTCGAAGCACAAGTGATTGCCGATCAACATGGCAATGTAGTGGTTTTAGGTACACGTGATTGTTCGCTACAGCGTCGTAATCAGAAGTTGGTTGAAGAAGCCCCAGCGCCTTTTATCAGCGATGCAATTTATGCAGAAATTTTAACTTCGGCTAAAAATATCTGTCAGGCAGCTAACTATGTTGGTGCGGGTACCGTTGAATATTTGCTGAGCCGTGATGGAAAGCTTTCATTTTTAGAGGTGAATACCCGCTTGCAGGTGGAACATCCTGTCACGGAAGAAACGGCCAATGTCGATTTGGTGGTTGAACAAATTCGTGTGGCTCAAGGCTATGAACTTTCAATCAAAGAAACCCCGAAAGCGCAGGAGCATGCTATTGAGTTTCGTATCAATGCTGAAGACCCTGCTCGTGGCTTCATTCCTGCATTTGGTGTATTGAGTTTATTTGAAGCACCGTTTGGTCAGGGTGTCCGCGTCGACACAGGTGTTCGTACAGGCTCTTTGGTGTCGAGTCATTTTGATTCGCTTATGGCAAAACTGATTATTACTGGCCCGACACGTGAGGTTGCTATTGCCCGTGCTAAACGTGCGCTGAAGCAATTTAAAATTGAAGGGGTTGCTTCGGTTCTAGACTTTCATCGTGCTGTATTAAATGAAGCTGATTTTACCGACACATTTAATGTCCATACTCGTTGGATTGAAAATGATTTTAAACAGGATTTAAAGCCAACGAAACGCAGTATTCCGAATCATCAACAGCCGATGTTACTCAGCTATATTGAAATTGATGGAAAATTACACCGTTTAGGCTTGCCAGCAGGCATGTTTGCACAAAGCCCTACAATCACAGTTCAAGACCAATTAGCTACAGAAATAGCTGCGCGTGCTGAACATTTACTTGCTCCGATCAATGGTGTGATTAGTAATTGGAAAGTAGAAAATGGGGAGCAGGTCGTAGAGGGGCAAGTAGTGGCAATTATGGAAGCCATGAAAATGGAAGTCCCTGTACTTGCGCATCAAAGCGGAGTGATTCAGTTGATGGCTCAACAGGGAGAGACTTGTCACGCAGAACATATTCTTGCATCGATTTGCTAA
- a CDS encoding urea amidolyase family protein, translating to MRFLSVNADCFLIELASLEETLALYNKLHTMQLNGIKDLVPAAKTILVFFNEIETNFKTLVASIQTVKVSSGIERNVQELIIPICYTGEDLAQVAELQGLSIADVILKHRQSVWNVGFIGFAPGFAYMSSPDRPFTDIPRLAVPRKKIPSGSLGLAGQYSGIYPKDSPGGWQLIGTTAEKMWDLERQNPALLLPGMTVHFEDVTHQPTTVSVPQQVTSTVEPKHSMPLFTVTAPSLQMLIQDEGRFNQTKIGVGVAGAMDVSAMHSANRIVGNPTPTPVIEVLNGGLKAKMHQSAVIAVTGAISNIQVKFSDSQKADFGSYQAIALDEGDEFQIQAPTAGLRNYLAIRGGIDVQPVLKSASFDSLAVLGPEPLKTGDTVYQGQVKASNISVTEVAKLNLPKVGDVVELDIVMGPRTDWFEAESIERLCQQAWLVTNESNRVGLRLSGEQPLQRKITHELESEGTCIGALQIPPNGQPVLFMNDHPLTGGYPVIAAVAKHQWELVAQIPAGCQIKFKKMTEFTDFENK from the coding sequence ATGCGTTTTTTATCGGTAAACGCGGATTGTTTTCTTATAGAGCTTGCGAGCTTAGAGGAAACATTGGCGTTGTACAATAAATTGCACACGATGCAATTGAATGGAATTAAAGACTTAGTCCCTGCTGCAAAAACGATTTTGGTTTTTTTTAATGAAATCGAAACCAACTTTAAAACACTGGTTGCTTCGATTCAGACTGTAAAAGTCAGTTCAGGTATTGAGCGTAATGTGCAAGAACTGATAATTCCTATCTGCTATACGGGTGAAGACCTCGCTCAGGTTGCAGAGTTACAAGGGCTTTCAATTGCTGATGTTATCTTGAAGCATCGTCAAAGTGTTTGGAATGTGGGTTTTATTGGCTTTGCGCCGGGCTTTGCATATATGAGCAGTCCCGATCGACCTTTTACAGATATTCCTCGTTTAGCCGTACCACGTAAAAAAATACCGTCAGGTTCTTTGGGGCTGGCAGGGCAATATTCAGGGATTTACCCGAAAGACAGTCCGGGGGGCTGGCAGCTGATCGGTACGACTGCTGAAAAAATGTGGGACTTGGAGCGTCAAAATCCAGCGCTACTGTTACCGGGAATGACAGTACATTTTGAAGATGTCACACATCAACCGACCACGGTTAGCGTACCACAGCAAGTCACTAGTACAGTTGAGCCGAAACACTCCATGCCTTTGTTTACGGTAACGGCACCGAGTCTACAGATGCTGATTCAAGATGAAGGGCGTTTTAACCAGACCAAAATTGGTGTGGGTGTTGCAGGGGCGATGGATGTATCGGCGATGCACAGTGCAAATCGAATTGTTGGTAACCCAACTCCGACGCCTGTAATTGAAGTTTTAAATGGTGGTTTGAAAGCCAAAATGCATCAGTCCGCAGTTATTGCGGTTACAGGAGCAATTTCAAACATACAAGTGAAATTTAGTGATAGCCAAAAGGCTGACTTTGGCAGTTATCAGGCGATTGCCCTTGATGAAGGCGATGAATTTCAGATTCAAGCACCGACGGCAGGGCTGAGAAATTATCTGGCAATTCGTGGTGGTATCGACGTGCAGCCTGTGCTGAAGAGTGCCTCATTTGATAGTTTGGCTGTATTAGGGCCTGAACCTCTAAAAACGGGGGATACTGTTTATCAAGGACAGGTTAAGGCTTCAAATATCAGTGTCACCGAAGTTGCGAAGTTGAACTTGCCTAAAGTCGGCGATGTGGTAGAGCTAGACATTGTGATGGGACCGCGAACGGATTGGTTTGAAGCAGAGAGCATAGAACGCTTATGTCAGCAAGCATGGCTGGTGACCAATGAAAGCAATCGGGTTGGCCTGAGACTCTCGGGTGAGCAGCCGTTGCAGCGAAAAATTACCCATGAGTTGGAAAGTGAGGGAACCTGTATAGGTGCTTTACAGATCCCGCCAAATGGTCAACCTGTACTGTTTATGAATGACCATCCCTTAACTGGTGGTTACCCCGTCATTGCGGCTGTAGCGAAGCACCAATGGGAATTGGTGGCGCAAATTCCAGCAGGTTGCCAAATCAAATTTAAAAAAATGACCGAATTTACAGATTTTGAGAATAAATGA
- a CDS encoding putative hydro-lyase: protein MYKDIRVDSAQLEAALAARLKIRAGFDKPTAGMAAGMTQVNMISVPKDWAYDFLLYAHRNPQSCPVLDVLEEGVYATRLAENSDIRTDFPRYRIWKEGEMVDEVTDASDIYHAHPDLVTFLIGCSFSFETALQEAGIEVRHIHDQTNVPMYLSNIQCQPAGRISGNMVVSMRPIPSHQITDAVKITARMPSVHGAPVHIGHPEGLGIRDVNQPDFGDASRIEAGEIPVFWACGVTPQAAVMNSKIPFAISHAPGHMLITDIPDRAWIG from the coding sequence ATGTATAAGGATATTCGTGTCGATTCAGCGCAGCTTGAAGCTGCTTTAGCTGCGCGTTTAAAAATTCGTGCTGGCTTTGACAAACCAACGGCAGGTATGGCTGCGGGCATGACGCAGGTGAATATGATTTCGGTGCCTAAAGATTGGGCTTATGATTTTCTACTGTATGCACATCGCAATCCGCAAAGCTGCCCTGTTTTAGATGTGTTAGAAGAAGGTGTTTATGCCACAAGATTGGCAGAAAACTCAGATATACGTACTGACTTTCCACGTTATCGCATCTGGAAAGAAGGTGAAATGGTCGATGAAGTCACCGATGCGAGTGATATTTATCATGCGCATCCTGACTTGGTGACGTTTTTAATTGGTTGTAGTTTTTCTTTTGAAACAGCACTGCAAGAGGCGGGCATTGAAGTTCGTCATATCCATGATCAGACCAATGTACCGATGTATTTGAGCAATATTCAATGTCAGCCTGCGGGGCGTATTTCGGGCAACATGGTGGTTTCTATGCGCCCGATTCCTTCCCATCAAATCACGGATGCCGTCAAAATTACAGCACGGATGCCAAGTGTACATGGCGCGCCTGTACATATTGGACATCCTGAAGGTTTGGGCATTCGTGATGTGAATCAGCCAGACTTTGGCGATGCTTCACGTATCGAAGCTGGGGAAATTCCCGTATTTTGGGCTTGTGGTGTCACCCCACAAGCAGCGGTGATGAACTCAAAAATTCCTTTTGCCATTAGCCATGCACCCGGTCATATGTTGATTACCGATATACCTGATCGTGCATGGATAGGTTAA
- a CDS encoding LamB/YcsF family protein, whose translation MFVDLNSDLGESFGSWKMGNDDQILPVVTSANIACGFHAGDPLGILKTLRKAVELKVTIGAHVSYPDLVGFGRRNMDVSRDELIADVLYQISALDGLAKVAGSQVQYVKPHGALYNTIAHDQAQAAAVIDAIKMYNPELVLVALAGSKLVEQARAAGLKVVSEAFADRAYNSDGSLVSRRLDGAVLHDSAFVARRVVSMLKNGGVESIDGVFTPIQADTICLHGDTAGALEMSAAIKAELLNHHIEIRPFVLKHEEVRNV comes from the coding sequence ATGTTTGTAGATTTAAATAGTGACTTAGGTGAAAGTTTTGGTTCGTGGAAAATGGGCAATGATGACCAAATTCTACCTGTGGTGACGAGTGCCAATATTGCATGTGGCTTTCATGCAGGAGATCCGCTGGGGATTTTAAAAACACTGCGCAAGGCTGTTGAATTAAAGGTCACGATTGGCGCGCATGTATCTTATCCAGACCTCGTCGGTTTTGGTCGCCGTAATATGGATGTGTCACGTGATGAGCTGATTGCCGATGTGTTGTATCAAATTTCCGCACTAGATGGTCTAGCTAAAGTGGCAGGTTCTCAAGTGCAATATGTGAAACCACATGGCGCACTGTATAACACTATTGCACACGATCAAGCTCAGGCAGCTGCAGTGATTGATGCTATCAAAATGTATAACCCAGAACTGGTTTTGGTGGCACTGGCAGGTTCCAAATTGGTTGAACAAGCACGTGCGGCAGGCTTAAAAGTTGTATCTGAGGCATTTGCAGACCGTGCTTATAACAGTGATGGTTCACTGGTCTCTCGTCGTTTAGACGGTGCAGTTTTACACGACTCTGCATTTGTGGCACGCCGTGTGGTGTCTATGCTTAAAAATGGTGGGGTTGAATCGATTGATGGCGTATTTACTCCTATCCAAGCCGATACGATTTGTTTACATGGCGACACCGCTGGTGCCTTAGAGATGTCGGCTGCGATTAAAGCTGAACTGTTAAATCATCATATTGAAATTCGTCCCTTTGTCTTAAAGCATGAGGAAGTGCGCAATGTATAA
- the mumR gene encoding LysR family transcriptional regulator MumR, translating into MNLKNLEAFYWVVTLNSFNKAAAKLQTTQPAVSQKITALENDLGFKVLDRSFRQLKPTHKGMTLFKYAEKFMRLETDLVAELTENQHLTGTIRLGVSETIVYTWLVEYIEKVQKEFPKVSVEIVVDLTPNLQEGVRTGDLDMAFLLGPTLAFECVEQALCDFELSFLAAPSFKGGVGQMSFKTLMSHTILTYPKITYPYKELKAKMKEQALDEPLSITSYSLATLLRLAEQGLGIAVVPTLTALKEITDGRLEILNTPIQLKTFHFTSIYMQGNDAALKEKLTDVAVAVSESAMKRLLEKIKK; encoded by the coding sequence GTGAATTTAAAAAATCTAGAAGCATTTTATTGGGTTGTGACCTTAAATAGCTTCAATAAGGCTGCTGCAAAATTACAAACCACTCAGCCTGCGGTTTCCCAAAAAATCACTGCTCTTGAAAATGATTTAGGTTTTAAAGTACTCGATCGCAGTTTTCGACAGCTTAAACCCACCCATAAAGGCATGACCCTGTTTAAATATGCTGAAAAGTTTATGCGTTTGGAAACCGATTTGGTGGCTGAGCTGACTGAAAACCAGCATTTAACAGGAACAATTCGTTTAGGTGTTTCTGAGACGATTGTTTATACGTGGCTGGTTGAATATATCGAGAAAGTACAAAAAGAGTTTCCTAAAGTTTCTGTGGAAATTGTGGTGGATTTAACTCCAAATTTGCAAGAGGGTGTGCGTACAGGAGATTTGGACATGGCCTTTTTGCTGGGCCCGACTTTGGCTTTTGAGTGTGTGGAACAGGCGCTATGTGACTTTGAGCTGAGCTTCTTGGCAGCGCCATCTTTTAAAGGTGGGGTGGGGCAAATGTCGTTTAAGACATTGATGTCTCATACCATTTTAACCTACCCGAAAATTACCTATCCCTATAAAGAGCTCAAGGCCAAAATGAAAGAGCAGGCACTGGATGAGCCGCTTTCAATTACCAGTTATTCGCTTGCGACCTTATTGCGTCTTGCGGAGCAAGGTTTAGGGATCGCCGTTGTGCCGACCTTAACGGCGCTAAAGGAAATTACTGATGGTCGCTTAGAAATTTTAAATACCCCGATCCAGCTCAAAACTTTTCATTTCACCTCAATTTATATGCAAGGTAATGATGCAGCCTTAAAAGAGAAATTAACTGATGTCGCAGTCGCTGTTTCTGAAAGTGCAATGAAAAGATTGCTGGAGAAAATTAAAAAATAA
- a CDS encoding heavy metal translocating P-type ATPase has translation MSEQHKTSCCSKDKLAPTVIRIDPVCGMTVAEDSPHVYEHQSVRYLFCCSGCLKKFAANPEAYLGSEKQSSTCCGKPKTDLSNASSQAKEGSAVVISKGCGCGSKPVSDAEKTTFIDPVCGMTVTDLSKPHTEWQGQDYYFCSEKCQQKFIANPEAYVKVEHLDSVVKASGCCGSTPKVVEKKASCCAPKPQTEPDTKASCCAPKPKAEPAKSSCCGAGKHEHHAPSGSSAFIDPVCGMSVDPNTELKTDYQQQTYYFCNPSCLDKFKADPEFYLIPPDQRPVPEGAADMDYTCPMDPEIVQKGPGTCPICGMALEPMQPTLDDAPNPELVDFSHRFWMTLPLTLIVFVLAMGSHIHSFISPHIQPWIELVLATPVVLWAGKPFIERCWTSYKTRNLNMWSLIGVGVLAAYIYSVVATIFPSVIPMEAKTGHGVAVYFEAACMIVSLSLLGQIMELKARAKTADSLKALLKLQVNTAKLVQNDQVVEVDIGMVKQGDILQIASGEQIPLDGVVVEGKTYVDEAMMTGEPVPVKKQVHDTVIGGTVNQQGSIRIQTTAVGANTTLAKMIQTVAEAQRSKAPLQRLADVFAKYFVIIVLLISVLTFAAWMIFGGAQFDLALMCAVAVLIIACPCALGLATPMSVMATTGRAAQKGVLFKDAEAIEALSKVNTLIVDKTGTLTEGKPSLKEIQLLSPNVEQTQVEQWIASIEQYSSHPIAQTLTQIVPAQQLLKVADFEDVTGFGVKGQIGEQTLYIGSQKLLEQLGITLDDTLQSQLNQQRATGNVISFLSNNQEVLAYISIHDAIKANAQQVIQQLIDDGIEVVMATGDHEQNAQLVAKELGIQHVYGNCTPTEKLEIVKKYQAQGKIVAMAGDGINDAPALAQANVGIAMGNGTDIAKQTAQVTLVKGDIRGAADALHMAKLGVRNMKQNLAFSFVYNGLGVPVAAGIFYPLTGLLLTPMFAAVAMSLSSLSVVLNALRLQKSK, from the coding sequence ATGAGTGAGCAACACAAAACTTCTTGCTGTTCCAAAGATAAATTAGCGCCTACGGTCATAAGGATCGACCCAGTTTGTGGTATGACAGTGGCGGAAGATTCTCCACATGTGTATGAGCATCAATCTGTTCGTTATTTGTTTTGTTGCTCAGGCTGTTTAAAGAAATTTGCCGCTAACCCAGAGGCTTACTTAGGCTCAGAAAAACAATCAAGCACTTGTTGTGGTAAACCGAAAACAGATTTAAGCAATGCTTCCTCTCAGGCGAAAGAGGGAAGTGCTGTAGTTATTTCCAAAGGCTGTGGTTGCGGATCCAAACCTGTGTCAGATGCAGAGAAGACCACATTTATTGACCCTGTGTGTGGTATGACCGTGACGGATTTAAGCAAACCGCACACCGAGTGGCAGGGGCAGGATTATTATTTTTGTAGTGAAAAGTGTCAGCAAAAATTCATTGCCAATCCGGAGGCTTATGTAAAGGTTGAACATTTAGATTCTGTAGTTAAAGCTTCAGGTTGTTGTGGGTCGACTCCGAAAGTGGTTGAGAAAAAAGCATCCTGTTGTGCACCTAAGCCACAAACAGAACCAGATACCAAAGCCAGTTGTTGCGCACCTAAACCTAAAGCAGAACCAGCCAAAAGTAGTTGCTGCGGTGCAGGAAAGCATGAACATCATGCTCCATCTGGTTCATCCGCATTTATTGATCCTGTCTGTGGTATGTCCGTTGACCCAAATACAGAGTTAAAAACGGATTATCAGCAACAGACTTATTATTTCTGTAATCCTTCTTGCTTAGATAAGTTTAAGGCTGACCCTGAGTTTTATCTGATTCCACCCGATCAGCGTCCTGTGCCTGAAGGGGCTGCGGATATGGACTATACCTGTCCGATGGACCCTGAAATTGTACAAAAAGGACCGGGGACGTGTCCGATTTGTGGTATGGCACTCGAGCCGATGCAACCGACTTTAGATGATGCACCCAACCCAGAGTTGGTGGACTTTAGCCATCGCTTTTGGATGACTTTACCACTGACGTTGATTGTATTTGTACTGGCGATGGGTTCGCACATTCATAGTTTCATTTCACCGCATATTCAGCCGTGGATTGAGTTAGTCCTCGCGACTCCTGTAGTGCTGTGGGCAGGTAAACCCTTTATTGAACGTTGCTGGACTTCGTATAAAACTCGCAACCTCAATATGTGGAGCCTTATTGGTGTCGGGGTGTTGGCAGCTTATATTTATAGTGTCGTGGCAACGATTTTCCCAAGTGTGATTCCAATGGAAGCCAAAACTGGGCACGGCGTTGCAGTGTACTTTGAAGCGGCCTGTATGATCGTGTCTCTAAGTTTGCTTGGTCAAATCATGGAACTGAAAGCGCGTGCCAAAACCGCAGACTCACTCAAAGCCTTACTGAAACTGCAAGTCAACACGGCCAAGTTGGTTCAAAACGATCAAGTGGTTGAAGTGGATATTGGTATGGTCAAACAAGGCGATATTTTACAAATTGCCTCAGGTGAGCAGATTCCACTCGATGGTGTGGTGGTGGAAGGGAAAACCTATGTCGATGAAGCCATGATGACGGGCGAACCTGTACCTGTGAAAAAGCAAGTGCATGACACGGTGATCGGTGGTACGGTCAATCAACAAGGCAGTATTCGTATTCAAACCACGGCGGTCGGGGCGAATACCACTTTGGCGAAAATGATTCAAACGGTAGCAGAAGCACAGCGTTCAAAAGCGCCGTTACAACGTTTGGCCGATGTATTTGCCAAGTACTTTGTCATCATCGTGCTATTGATTAGTGTGCTGACCTTTGCTGCTTGGATGATCTTTGGTGGTGCACAATTTGACTTGGCTCTGATGTGCGCGGTGGCGGTACTGATTATTGCTTGCCCATGTGCGCTGGGTTTAGCAACGCCAATGTCCGTGATGGCAACCACAGGTCGCGCGGCACAAAAAGGGGTACTGTTTAAAGATGCAGAGGCGATTGAAGCGTTAAGTAAGGTCAATACATTGATTGTCGATAAAACAGGGACTCTGACGGAAGGTAAACCAAGTCTTAAAGAAATTCAGTTGCTCAGTCCAAATGTAGAACAAACTCAAGTAGAACAGTGGATTGCCTCGATTGAGCAATATTCTAGTCATCCGATTGCTCAAACTCTGACTCAAATTGTTCCTGCACAGCAATTGCTTAAAGTAGCAGACTTTGAAGATGTGACTGGGTTTGGTGTCAAAGGGCAGATCGGCGAGCAAACCCTCTATATTGGCAGCCAAAAGTTGCTAGAACAACTCGGCATTACTTTAGATGATACTTTGCAAAGCCAGTTGAATCAGCAACGTGCGACAGGCAACGTGATCAGTTTCTTAAGCAATAACCAAGAAGTGCTGGCTTATATTTCTATTCACGATGCGATTAAAGCCAATGCTCAGCAAGTGATTCAACAGCTGATTGATGATGGTATTGAAGTGGTCATGGCAACAGGTGACCACGAACAAAATGCCCAGTTGGTGGCTAAGGAATTGGGTATTCAACACGTCTATGGCAACTGTACGCCAACTGAAAAACTGGAGATCGTGAAGAAATATCAGGCCCAGGGTAAAATTGTCGCCATGGCGGGAGATGGCATTAACGATGCACCTGCACTAGCACAAGCCAATGTCGGGATTGCTATGGGGAACGGAACTGATATTGCGAAACAAACTGCGCAAGTCACTTTGGTGAAAGGTGATATTCGTGGAGCAGCCGATGCGCTACATATGGCGAAACTGGGTGTACGTAATATGAAACAGAACCTTGCATTTTCCTTTGTGTATAACGGTTTGGGTGTACCTGTGGCAGCAGGGATTTTCTATCCATTAACAGGTTTATTACTCACCCCGATGTTTGCTGCGGTGGCGATGTCACTGAGCTCACTGTCCGTGGTCTTAAACGCTTTACGTTTACAGAAGAGTAAATAA
- a CDS encoding MerR family transcriptional regulator, whose amino-acid sequence MLTIGKLAKQCHVNVETIRYYQRIGLMRIPETTQNYRYYGQQDIETLSFIQKGKDAGLQLSEIQDLLHLQLDDREKVRDVIQQRLEKIDQRIQELNALKQRLSTWVDECKTTTDSCCPILQELKKGSTLGYK is encoded by the coding sequence ATGCTTACGATCGGCAAACTGGCAAAACAGTGTCATGTTAATGTAGAAACGATCCGTTATTATCAACGCATTGGTCTGATGCGCATTCCTGAAACGACTCAAAACTATCGTTATTATGGTCAGCAAGATATTGAAACCTTAAGCTTTATTCAGAAAGGTAAAGATGCGGGCTTACAACTCAGTGAAATTCAGGATTTATTGCACTTACAATTAGATGACCGCGAAAAAGTCCGTGATGTGATTCAGCAACGTCTGGAAAAAATTGACCAACGCATACAGGAACTCAATGCTTTGAAACAACGGCTTTCAACTTGGGTGGATGAATGTAAAACCACGACAGATAGTTGCTGCCCCATTTTGCAAGAACTGAAAAAAGGTTCAACACTAGGCTATAAATAA
- a CDS encoding 5-formyltetrahydrofolate cyclo-ligase, producing the protein MSIELAQLRKQLRKQRRQVSSYQQQQSEQQILQRLKRVPEFKQAKHVGIYLHAFGEIQTHKIITYCFHQKKAVYLPMICNMNQRLVWVKVSHNQFQNKRFSHHPLGMQEPMATRGQHVSHLELLLMPLLACDPYGTRIGMGGGFYDKTLASAPYHRPFRLGLAHHFQLVPQTLIREKWDQPLDGLLTPRQHLRFKR; encoded by the coding sequence ATGTCGATTGAACTTGCCCAACTCAGAAAACAACTTCGCAAACAACGCAGACAAGTTTCCTCCTATCAACAGCAGCAGTCCGAACAGCAAATTTTACAGCGCTTAAAACGCGTGCCCGAATTCAAACAGGCCAAGCACGTCGGTATTTATCTACATGCCTTTGGGGAAATTCAAACCCATAAAATCATTACGTATTGTTTTCATCAAAAAAAAGCAGTGTATTTACCGATGATTTGCAATATGAATCAACGCTTGGTGTGGGTCAAAGTTTCACACAACCAATTTCAAAATAAACGCTTTTCCCACCATCCGCTGGGTATGCAAGAGCCCATGGCGACACGTGGGCAACACGTTTCACATTTAGAGCTCCTGCTCATGCCATTATTGGCGTGTGATCCTTATGGCACACGTATTGGCATGGGCGGTGGTTTTTATGATAAAACCTTGGCATCTGCGCCCTATCACCGTCCATTTCGTCTTGGTTTGGCGCATCATTTCCAGTTGGTGCCACAAACTTTAATCCGGGAAAAATGGGATCAGCCTTTAGATGGACTACTAACCCCTCGACAACATTTACGCTTCAAGCGCTAA